In [Limnothrix rosea] IAM M-220, the genomic window CGACGATTTCAACGGGTGCATAGGGAATCTCTTCTTCTTTCTCTGTTTGGGGTGCAGTCAGAACCTTTGAGCCGTTGCCATTAGAATTTTTGGGAGGGTTATCGTCAAAGGGATCGGGAATGACATCAATGGGGAGAGGCGGTTCTATTGGGGGCGTTTTTTGCTGTTCGAGAATATTCGCCCAAGCCTGTTCTGGGAAACCCACAAGGCGGGCAGGCTGAATTCCTTTAACTTCTAGCTGTTTTGTTTGCTCAAAATCTAACTGGGTGCGGGGCGGCAAGGACAGTAAACTACCACCACCACTGACAAACCACAGCTTTTCTGATTGGCGGAGAATTTTTTGTTCGGCGCTATTTTCGGTGTAGTAGCCCGGCGGTAAATTGCAGACTTCTGCCTGCTCCATCGCTGCATGAACAATATCTTTTAGATTGCCGTTAACCTTGGCTTTTTGAGAAAAGTAATAGCCCAATAAATCAAAGGTCTCGGTAATGGAACAGCGATCGCCGAATTCCTCTTGAAAGACGGGATATGTTTGTAGGAGATACAGAAATTCTTGACTGGTAATATTGAGGCAAATGGCTTCCGTTGAGGCGATCGCCGTTTCACAGGCCACCCCCCGCACTGCATTGACCCAGCCGACCACACCGCCAGTCCTCAGCAATTTCAAAGTCGTTGGCGCTTGGGTTCTCGGTTCGTAGCCCAAGATGCGCACTTGACCTTGATAAACAATAGAAACTTGATGTAGGAGTTTACCGCGCTGCAAAATAGGCTGCCCCATGCGATAGCGAAAGGCGGTCACTTTCCCTCCTAATGCGGCGAGGGCTTCTGGTGGTAGGTGGCTAAAGGGAGCAGTATTACTCAGAAATTCTTGATAGTTGAGTTTCATATTTTCGGCAAATCCTGAGGGTCAAATAATACTAAAAAAATCATTAAAAAAATATCAAAAAAAATTATTAATACTGAAAAAATAAAAGCAAAAAGTTACTTAAATTATTCTAAATGCTCGATCAAAAGTTGTTCTTGCACCTGTTGATTTAGCCACTGCTCAAATTGTTCATTAATTAATCGCTGTTGCATTGTTTCATCTAATTGGGCAGGAATTGATTTTTCGAGGCGTAAAATAACAAACCATTCACCGATTTTGACTGGAGGCTTGAGCTCGCCGGGTTGTGAGCTGCTCAAAATTTGTATCATCGCTGGGTGGGGAACATTCATTTCCACAGGGCCAACGAGTCCGCCAGTCTGCGATTCAGGGCCTTTCGAGTACTCTCGTGCTAGCTCTGGAAAGAGGCTTGCGTCATCCAAAATCCGGAAATATAGCTCTTGGGCAACGCCAGCGTCGTTGGTGCGCAGTAGGGAATAAATAATGCGGTCAAGTTGGCTTTTGCGTTGGACAAAATATGATTCTAAGTTATCGCCCCAGCGCTGCTGTTTGAATTTTTCAAGAAGAATCGGACGCGAGGCGATCGCCGGCAGTTGATCAAAAGCGAGGCCATTTTTCTTGAGCCAATTTTGAATATCTGCTTCGGACTTTAGTTGCCGCTGCTGCACAAATAAATTTATGGCGGCTTTAACTTCCTCTTGGGTACAGGACAGATCTGGCGTTGTGGCGATCGCCTGATCGATAATCATTTCTTGGGCGAGACGAGGCAAAAGTTGATATTTCGCCAAGAGTGATAGCAGCTGCTCTTGATCTAGTTTCTGCTCACCAATCTGGACTTGAAGCGCCATAACAACAAATTAAACATAAATACCTACGGTTGATCATAAACCGACACTTTACGCTTGTCTTGAATTTTTCTTGAAGTTTGGGCGATCGCCTGAGCTAGATGACTTTTCTTGGGGGGAATTTGAGATTTAGATCTGTC contains:
- a CDS encoding peptidylprolyl isomerase: MALQVQIGEQKLDQEQLLSLLAKYQLLPRLAQEMIIDQAIATTPDLSCTQEEVKAAINLFVQQRQLKSEADIQNWLKKNGLAFDQLPAIASRPILLEKFKQQRWGDNLESYFVQRKSQLDRIIYSLLRTNDAGVAQELYFRILDDASLFPELAREYSKGPESQTGGLVGPVEMNVPHPAMIQILSSSQPGELKPPVKIGEWFVILRLEKSIPAQLDETMQQRLINEQFEQWLNQQVQEQLLIEHLE